TTATCACCATCGGTAATGTAATCAATTTCACCAATAATGGGCATATCATCCGTGCTTACTACTTTTTTATTTAACGCAACATTTTTGGTGCCTTCCGGAGCTAAAAAAGGAGGGCGAGGTTTACCTAGAGGTTTTTCTAATTTATCGATTGTCATATTTGTTGGTGTTCCAACGAACATAGCTTTTGGAAGATCAATTTTTATTGGAACCATTTTTTGAGAAAAAACATTTGTTGTAAAAATTCCCAAAAACAAAGCAAGATAAAGTATTATACTTAATTTGTTTTGTTTAATTAACATTTGTACTCCGATTTTTATTTTTTTAAAAATTTAATTCGATTTTGATTTCAATAATCCAATAAGTAAAACTAATAAAATAAATAAGACTAAAGCAGAATATCTATGAATTTCTAACAAAATATTTTGCCCTTCTGTTCCAAAAATTGGGAACATGCTTATTATTATTGAAATAATTGTAGGGAGTGAAAAAAAAGTGAAAAGCCAAAATATTAGTTTTTGATAACCGATTTTATTTAATTTGACTGATTTTAAATTACTTAGTTCAATTTTATTTTGTAAATCTTTTCCCTCAAATTTATTTTGATGCGAATACAAAATAATCACCAATGCCAATGATAAAGCAAAAAATGGCGCAGCGGTAGCATGAATTAAAAGAAAAATTCCGGTAAGATTTCCACCAATAATTAAAGAAGGTATAAATGCTGAAATTGCTAATACCAAAAAAAGTGAAGTTGTGAGTAAAAATAAAATATTTTTAATTATAAATATTTTTTCGCTTAAAATCTTTTTCTTAAATTCAGCAATATTTTTGATTGAGTTTTTAAAATCTGAAAAAAATTTTTGAATTATTTCAACAATAGAAAATCCATTCTTCTTTCCAAAATTATAAAGCCAAAATATTGAACTAGTAATTCCAATAAATAATAAAATTCGAAACATAAAATTTTCTAAACTCCTTCAGAATTATTAGAAAGGAAGAATTTTGAAATTGATTTGAATCCGCTAAACGAATATCCTATAAATACAATCAAAATAACAAATGCCGAAAAGATTATGATATATTTAAGCAATGGTCTAAAGTAAAAAGTAAGTGAAAAAAGTGATTGATAAATTTCACTATTATTTTGAAAACGGCTTATAGATAAAGTTTTATTATTTTCTTTAAATAAAGAACTTTCTACAAATACATCGCTTGTGAAAAATGCTGAATTAACTGAATGACAATCCACACAACCGTTTACACCAAGTGCTTGCGAAGCTGGTCTAACCGAGTGAGAAATTTTCCATGAATAACCTAATTCATTATAATCTTGGCTTGCGAGTGATTTTTCTTTAACATAAAAAAACTTTCCTCCGGAAATTAATGCCGGTTGCCCATTAAAAATTTTCATACTTTTAATCGAATCTAAAATTGAAATTACAATACTATCTTTTACATTTGGCCAAACTCCAAAATTAAATAATGAGTCAAATCCAAGCATTGGTCTAATATTTTGTTCTACAAATTCAATTGGAAATGGAATAATATTTTCGGTACTATCTTTGTATCCCCAAAAAGATGGGAAAATTAAATTTCTTGGTTCTATTTTGTCTGAATTATTTTCTGTATAAACATTTGTAAAAATATGAGGGAAAACATCCGGTTCTTTATTTGTTCCATGCATTCCTAAAAAATGTGCTCTGGATGTTTTAATCATTTCCGGTTTGTCTGTTGGAAGTTTACCAGAATGGCAAACCGTACAAGTCAATCTTTCAAAATGAACTGCGGGAATTCCTAAATGTTGTGGAATTGGAGCTCCTAAATTTCCGTTTGTAGGGGTACCATTTTCTGAATTCGGTATATGACATCCTTCACATGTAAAAGTCTTTGAGTTAGCTAATTTATCATCAGCAGTTCCTTTTATCATATTATGATCAACACCATTTCTATGACAATCAACACATTTCAGTCCAGCTTTCAGATGAACATCTTCTTCATTTTTCCAATTTGCATGAAGATTTTGATCAGCTATTATTGACGAATGGCAATAGTAACAATTATCATTTGGAATATTTTTTGTTACATTGAAATAAACTTTATTTGCAGAATTAAATTTATCTTTATCATACTTTAATGTTGGCGGAACCGAAGATCTTTGATCAATTGTTTGCACAGTTGTTAAATTGTAAATATCATAATTATTAGGCATTTTTGATGCATTACCTTTAAATTCCGCAAAACTTGTACTTGCAACTGCTGCCCATTTAAAATTTTGTTTTCTAATATTAGAAGCATATTCTGCTTGATCATAAAACGGATCGGCATCATGACAAATTAAACAATTGACTTCAAGTTTTCCGGAAACATTCCAGCGCAAAAAATCTTTAGGATTTTCTAAACTGTCAAATTCACTAATATCACCGCCGGCATAATATGGACCAAATCTGAATAAAAATTGAATTGGTGAAAGTTCAACATCATCCGGAGAAAAAGTTCCATTTTGTTTTTTATAAGATAGTGGCAAAATTGTTAATGTTGTGGGGTCTGTATAAATCCATGGTTCGCTATTTTCAGATTTGTTATTATTTGTATCATGAAAGTTAAAATGAAATCCATCACTAATTTTTTCATAATTATGACATTCATTACCACAAGTTTTTTTTGTAGAAAAGGGGATTGCATATTCATAATTTGGATCAATTATATTTCCATCTGAATCCAATAAATTTAGTAAATGAACTGGATGAATTTTACTGCCATCATTTACATCACCAACTTTTCTATCTTGACTAAAATTAATTGTTAAAAATAAAATTGAGAATCCAATAAAAAATTTTCCAAAAATTCTGAAGTTATATTTCATAATAATCTAGATTTTAAATTCGGATGGATTAAAATTAATTTCTCTTTTTGCTTGAATTGCATCATTAACTTTTAAAACCGCAACTGCTGTTTCATAACCAACTTCTACGGGACAGTTTAAAGTATCTTTACCACGAATTGTATTGAAGAAATTTTCTAAATGCGGTTTATGATACGGATCATTAAATTGAATAGGCAATGAATATTTTGGAGGAGCTGCTGTTTCTCGAACATCTAAAATTGCTGCTGTATTTTCTTTTTTTGGTTCTTCTTTTGGTGCATCAAGAAATCTTTTTGTAACCCATTGATCCCAAAGCGGCGCGTTAGCTTCTTTGTATACACCAACTCTTCCGGCTGATTCAGAAATTGTTAATGCTCCTTGATCACCCATAAAAGTTTCAAAATATCCTTGATTACTATTTGTTGTAATTGTTTGATAAAATGCACGTACAATACCACTTGGAGTATTATATTTAAATGTTGCTAAAACTGTATCATACCATTCGTGAGTACTCTTTTCATAATAATCGGTTCCACCGCTTGCCATAACAGAAGTTGGTGGAACACCAATAAACCAAGTATAAATATCAATTTGATGAGAACCTAAATCAACAATTGGACCACCGCCTAATTTTTTATACCATCTCCAATTTCTATGTTCTTGCATATTTTTATAACCATATTTGCTTAAAATATGTTGAGGGATAGGAAATTTTTGAGGCCAGCCATTGTCCGGCTGTACAGATCTGTTCCATTGACCATTAACGGTTGTGATTTTTCCTAACAGCTTTGCATCTTTTATTAGATTATTATATGAATGCAAATAATATGGATTGCTTCTTCGCTGATGCCCAACTTGAACAATTTTCCCGGTTCTTTTTTGCGCATGAACAATTTGACGCGCACCTTCCAAAGTATTAGCCATTTCCTTTTCTAAATATACATGGAGTCCAGCTTCCATTGAATCTATTGCATGACGTGCATGCCAAAAATCCGGTGTTGCAACAATCACTGAATCCAAATTTTTTTCTTTGGCAAGCATTTCCCTATAATCAATATACGGATTTGCTTCGTGGCCAAATTTTTTAAGTAATCTTGTTGCACGAGTTAAATGATAATTTTCCCAAATATCACAAACTGCTTTAAATCTAACATTTGGAATTTTTAAACAAGCATCCATCAAAACTTGTCCTTCAGCACCAGCACCAATTAACCCAACATTTATATCATTTGTTAATGATTTTTGTGCAGAAGTTTTTATATATGGCGAAACGAATAATCCAATACCAACGGCTGCTGAAGTTTTTAGAAAATCTCTGCGAGAAAATCCAGAATTTTTTTGATCCATAATTTCTATCTTAAATTGTTTTGAAAAATAATATTTGATAATTTACATTTCCCAACCGCTTGGATATTTTTTGGTCAATAATTCATTAGCTTCATCCATATTTTTAAATTGACCATTTTTACCATCATATTCTAAAATTGTATTTTTTTCTTTAAGCTTAATGGCAATATTTCCGAGCAACATTGTTTCAGTTAATTTAGAACTGTACTCAAAATCTGTTGAGCTTTTGGTGCCGTTTTTAATTGCCTCAAACCATTCTTCATAAATACCGGGTGATCTTGGTAAAGTTTTTGGGGGAATTTTAAAATCTTTCATTTCTGTTTCTGGAATTAATCTTGGGCTATCACCATATGCATCATGCATTAAAATTCCATCTGAACCGTAATAAATGCAAGAACCAATTTTTCTGCCAGGTTCTAATTCTGCTGGTCTTGGCGGTAACAATCCGCCATCATACCAAACAATTTTAACCGGAGCTCTTCCATCTTTTTCCGGGAAAGTCCATGTTACAATTGATGAAACCGGAAAAGTTTCTTCATTAAATTCTGAAGAAGTAGCTTGAATAGTATCTGGAAAATCTAAATCTAACGCCCAAAATGGTTGATCTAAAATATGTGCACCCATATCACCAAGAGCGCCGGTTCCAAAATCCCACCATCCGCGCCAATTGAAAGGATGATATGCTGGATGGTATTCTCTGTAAGGTGCAGGTCCCAACCATAAATTCCAATCCAAGTAATTTGGTAATGATGGTATTTCTTCCGGTTTTTTAATTCCTTGTGGCCAAATTGGTCTGTTTGTCCATGTATGAACTTCATGAACATCACCAATTGCACCAGCCGCAATCCATTCATTTATAAGTCTTGCACCATCTCCAGCATGTCCTTGGTTTCCCATTTGACTAACCACATTATATTTTTTTGCAGCTTCTGCAAGTTTTCTTGCTTCATAAACTGTATGTGTTAATGGTTTTTGAACGTATACATGCTTTCCTAATTGCATTGCAGTATAAGCTATTATTGCATGAGTATGATCTGGGGTACTAATTGTTAATGCATCAATATTTTTTTCTTTTTCAAGTAGTACTCTAAAATCTTTGTAGAATCTTGCATTGGGGTATTTAAGTCTTGTTTTTGAACCATTTATTTCATCTACATCACAAAGAGCAACAACATTTTGACTTTCCATTGCTTCAGCATCAGATTCACCTTTTCCGCCAATTCCAATACAAGCAATGTTTATTTTATCACTTGGTGCTATATAACCTTTACCCAATACATGTCTTGGAATAATTGTAAAAGCTGCTGTTGCCATTGCAGTTCTGCCAATAAAACTTCTGCGTGAAATTCCATTTTCGTTTTTCATTTTTACTCCTAATTAGAAGGAATTAGTATTTATTAGAAATTTTGAAATAATCAATTTTATCAACATTTGAAAATATAAAAAATGTTTGAAATTTGTTTGTGGAATATTTAAAAAATTAGTTTATTTTAAGAACAATCGTTTTACTTGCAATATAATATTTTTTCAAGTGTAGCTCAACTTTTAAGAATTATTTTTATTGGTTTGCAAAATAAATTATTTTAAAAGCACATATTTATTTTTTTCAATTTCCGGGGTAAATTATGAGTGTTAAAATTCGTTTAGGAATTATGATGTTTCTCCAATATGTTATTTGGGGAGCTTGGTATGTAACTGTTGGAAATTATATGGGTGCAATTGGAATGACATCCGTAATTCATTGGGCTTATACGGTTAGTCCAATTTCATCAATAATTTCTCCTTTCTTTTTGGGAATGGTTGCCGATAGATTTTTTGCAACTGAAAGAGTTTTAGGTGTATTACATATTATTGGGGGTATTGCTATTTTGTTAACGCCAATAGCTGCCGCTACTTCTCCAACATTGTTTATTTTGCTACTTTTAATTCACATGTTAGCATACATGCCTACAGTAGGATTAACAAATACGCTTGCCTTTGCAAATCTTACCAATCAAGAAAAAGAATTTCCAGTAATCAGAGTATTTGGAACAATAGGATGGATTGTTGCCGGTATATTTGTTAGTAAAGTATTAGGTGCAGATGAAACTTCTCTTCCATTAACAATTGCCGGAATTGTAAGTTTATTTATGGGGTTTTTTAGTTTCACACTTCCTCATACTCCACCACCTGCAAAAGGTGAAAAAACATCTTTCAGAAAAATTATTGGTATAGATGCTATAAAAAAGTTAAACACAAAATCCTTTATGATTTTTATTATAAGTTCATTTTTAATTAGTATTCCTCTTGCAGTATATTATGCTTATGCACCGGTTTACTTAAATGAAACCGGAATTCAAAATCCCGCATTTGTAATGTCATTTGGACAAATGTCCGAGGTTTTATTTATTTTAATTATGCCAATGTTGTTCCCAATTTTAGGTGTAAAAAAAATGTTGTTAACTGGAATGGGAGCTTGGGCACTAAGATATTTGTTATTTGCGTTAGGTGCTGATGACTCAATTGCATGGATGATTATTACTGGCGTCATTCTTCATGGGATTTGTTACGATTTCTTTTTTGTTGCTGGATTTATTTATGTAGATAAAACTGCACCTTCTGATATTAGAAATCAAGCACAAGGTTTTATAATTCTTGCAACTTATGGATTGGGAATGTTAATCGGTTCACAAATAGCCGGTTTGCTATTTAATAACTTAATTACTGGAAATAGTCTAATTGAATGGCAGAATTTTTGGTTTATCCCAGCAATTTTTGCAACATTAGTTATGATATTTTTCGGAATAATGTTCAAAGAAAATAAATCGTAAAAATTAAAAATATTTAAGGAAAACATATGGGGAAAAAAAGATTAGGAGTTGGTTTAATCGGTACCGGATTTATTGGAAAATTTCATATTAGATCATGGGTTTCTGTTAGAGACGGAGATATAAACGGAATTTTTGACAAAAATATTAAATCTGCAAATGAAGCTGCTGCTTTGGTTAAACAATTAAATGTTGGGGATCCTAAAGTACATAACTCAATAGCAGATTTAGTTGCTGATCCGAATATTGATGCAATCTGGATTTTAACTCCAAATTTTACTCGACTTGAAGTGATGGAAGAAATTGTTAATGCAGTTGAATCCGGGAAAGGTGAATTAATTGGAATAGCTTGTGAAAAACCACTCGGGAGAAATGTTTATGAAGCAAAAAAAATGCTTGAACTTGCACAACGAGCTAAATTATTAGATGGATATTTAGAAGATCAAATTTTTGCACCCACTTCAATTAGAGGAAAACAATTATTGTGGTCAAGAGGAGCAAATGCCGGAAGACCATATTTAGCAAGAGCTGCAGAAGAGCATAGCGGTCCGCACATGCCGTGGTTTTGGGAAGGCTCACTTCAAGGCGGTGGAGTTTTAAATGATATGATGTGTCATTCAGTAGAAGTTGCGAGGTATTTACTAACTGAACCAGGTAAACCACGCGAAAGTTTAACTCCAGTAAAGGTTACAGCACATACAGAATGTTTGAAATGGCAAATTCCAAAATATTCTGAAATATTATCAAATAATAGTAACGGAAAAGTTGATTATCAAAATCGTCCATCTGAAGATTATGCACGTTCCGTTATTGAATATAAAGATGAAAATGATAAGAAAATTATTGTTGAAACTACAACTTCTTGGTGTTTTGTCGGCGCTGGTTTAAGATTAAGTATGGAAGTACTTGGTCCAGAATATTCACTTTCTATAAACTCCCTTGATACAGATATGAAAATATTTTTGAGCAGAGATATTCAAGGAAAACAAGGTGAAGATTTGGTTGAAAAACAGAATGCCGAAGTTGGTTTAATGCCAATTGTAAGTAATGAAGAAAATGCTTATGGATATGATAATGAAAATCGTCACATGGTTCAGTCTTTCTTAAATGGTAAAAGACCGGAAGAAAATTTTAGTGATGGCGTTAATGTAACTGAATTACTTATGACTGCTTACAAAAGTGCAGAAGAAGAAAAAACAATTAAATTTCCACCTGATGATTTAGAAACTTTTATTCCAAAAGTTGCAAAAGGTGAATGGAATCCAAAATTAAAAAAATAGAATGGAGAATTTATGAAACTATTAAAGTATTTAACATTTTTGCTAATTATTTTTTCCTTTACAAATGTTTTTCCGCAGAAAAAATTAACTGATGTGAGTAAAGAAATTATGAATACAAATTATTCTGAAGTAAAAATAAAAGAGATTCCAGCTGCAATGCAATGTTGGACTTTTAGAAAACTTTCATTTATGGAAACATTAGAAAAAGTAAATAATCTTGGAATAAAATATTTAGAAGCATTTCCCGGACAAAAATTTTTACCAGATAATGAGGAAAAAACTTTTGGACCCGGAATGAGCGAAGATGATATGAAATTAGCAAAGGAAAAACTTACTGAATATGGAATTACACTTCGTGCATTTGGTGTTACAAATTTTGAAAACAATGAATCAGAAGCAAGAAAGACATTTGACTTTGCAAAAAAAATGGGAATTCAAGTTATCATGCTTGAACCAAATTATGATGATTATTCCGTAATTGATAAAATGGTTAAAGAGTATAATATAAAAGTTGGAATTCATAATCATCCTCAACCATCAAAATATTGGAATCCGGAAACTGTTCTAAAAAATATATCTAAAGTTGATTCAAGAATTGGCATTTGCGGAGATACTGGTCATTGGTTAAGAAGTGGTGTAAATCCACTTGAAGCTTTAAGATTATTAAAAGGTAGAATTCATAATATTCATCTTAAAGATTTGGATAAATCTGGGGTTAAAGAAGCTGAAGATGTTCCATTTGGTTCCGGCAAAGTAAATATTCATGATATTTTAGCTGAATTAACTTTGCAAAATTATAAAGGAACTTTTTCTGTTGAACACGAAAGAGAAGATGAGCAACCGGATCCAAGCTCATCAATAAAAAAAGGTTTGGATTATGTTAATAGCATTACTTATTACAAAGGTTTTACTGAAGTTTTAGGTTCATTTGATAATGGTAAATTTCATAAACACGGTTGGAATCATTACGGTCCCGGTTATTTTGAGTTAGATGAAAATACTGGTGTGTTGACTTCAAGCGGTGGAATGGGATTGTTTTGGTACAGCGTTAAAAAGTTTGATAATTTTATTCTTGATTTAGAATATAAATGTTTAGCCCCACAAACTAACTCCGGTGTTTTTGTGAGAGTTCCGGAAATACTGACTAGTGATGATTACATTTATCATTCGTTTGAAATTCAAATTGATGACGATGCAGATCCATCTCATAAAACCGGATCAGTTTACGATGCTGAACCTGCGAAAGTAGATGCAACTAAAAAGACAGGAGAATGGAATCATTACAGAATTACATTTAATGGTGATAATATAAAAGTAGAATTAAATGGAAAACTTGTAAATGATTGGAATGCAGAACCACGTGGAAAAATAAAAGATTTTGCTTCAAGTGGATATTTTGGATTACAAAATCATGATAGCAATGCAAAAGTTTGTTTCAGAAATATTTTTGTAAAAGAATTATAAATATTACATTTCAGAAAAGATCCAATTTAATTTTAAGTTGGATCTTTTTTCAATTTCTCAATATCTCTCAGTTCATTTTCTGTTAAAAATTAAGTATAAAAAAATAATTTTCTATTGTCTAATTAATCTTGTAAAAGCCGATATTAATTTCTAATTTAAGTTAGGAAATCGATTGACTAATCTAAAAATGCAATATTGAATTCTTTGATAATTTCTTAGAAATCGATTATTCACTATTTGAAATTCAAAATTTATTGACACAAATTATGGATGAAAGTAAAATTGTTGAAAAGTTAAAATCCGGTTCAAGAATTTATGGTACTTCAATAGTCGCTACTTCATCACTTTGGCCAGAACTTATAAAAAATGCAAATTTAGATTTTATATTTATTGATACCGAACATATTCCTCACGGAAGAGAAACGGTTTCAAATTTGTGTAAAATTTATTCTGCACTCAACATTCTCCCTATTGTTAGAATTTCTTCACCTGATCCTTATTCAGCTTGTATGACTTTGGATGGCGGTGCAAGTGCAGTTTTGGCTCCGTATATTGAATCAGAAGATCAAGTGAAAAAATTAGTTGGTGCAGTAAAATTTAGACCTCTTAAAGGTGAATTGTTAAATGCCATTTTAAATAATCAAGAATCAATATCTCCCAAACTTGATGCATATATAAAAAATAGGTGTAGAAACAATTTACTTTTTCTAAATATCGAAAGTGTTCCAGCAATTAATAATCTTGAAACGATTTTAAGTGTTAATGGAATTGACGGAATTATTATTGGTCCGCATGATCTTTCATGTAGTTTGGAAATCCCCGAAGAGTATGATAATTCCTTATTTGAACAAAATGTTAAAACTATAATTCACAAGTGCAGAAATAGAAATATATCCGTTGGAATTCATCTTTCCGAAGAACCGGAATATCAGATAAAATGGGCAAAAGAAGGAGCAAATATTATTTTGCATAGTTCTGATATGACGATGTTTTATCGTAAACTTAAATCGGATTTTTATAAAATCAAAACTGAATTAAACGAATATCCAAATCACATAAATGATAATTCTATAATAATTTAAGGACATTATGAAAATTATTTTTTGCGTTTTAATAAGTTCAATACTTTCATTTTCACAAATAAAAAATTCTGACATTTTTAAGCAAGAAGTTGCAACAATTTACGCTCCCAAAGAAGGTTTACCTGAAGAGGATTTTATAAAAATAGTTATTAATGAAAATAAAAATATTTCTGCATTTTCAAATAATGACGAATTTATATTTGATGGAAAAGTTTGGAGTCAGTCGAAAAATAAATCGAAATTAATTGATACAGATGCAACAAAAAAAATACAAAATTTTAATGAACCAATATTTGCACAAGTAAAATTTAATAGCAGAGAATTTGTTGGTACAAAAAATGGATTATTTGTAAAACCGAATTTAGATTCTGAGTGGAAAGAAATATTTCCGAATGATGAAAAGTACAGTTGGAAATTAACAAATGTAAAAGTATTAATTGTTGATTCGAAAAACAGACTATGGTTTGGATCAAACGAAGGTGTGGGATTTTTAGAAAATAATAAATGGAAATTATTTACCGGAAAAGAAGGTTTGCCATATAAAAATTTTACATGTATTTCAAAAACGAATAACGGTGAAATTTGGTTTGGAACAGATAAAGGTGCTTTTAGGACAGATGGTGAAAAGTTTTTTTATCGATTTAGCAGAAGATGGCTAGCTGATGATTTTGTAAATGATATTGCAGTTCAAAATGATAGCATAATTTGGTTTGCAACAAGAAAAGGTGTAAGCAAAATTGAGTTGAAAGATTTTTCTTATGAAAATAAAGCTGATTATTTTACTGCTCAAGTTGAGGAAAGACATAATAGAATGGGATTTATTGCCCAGAACAAACTTGAAAATAGATTCGATAAAACAACTTGGAAACATGATATTTCAGATAATGATGGAATGTATACTGCAATGTACGGAGCTGCACAAGCTTTCAAATACGCTGTTACAAAAAATCCAGAAGCAAAGAAATTAGCAAAAAGAAGTTTTGAAGCTTGTAAATGGTTAGTTGAAATAACACACGAAGAAGGTTTTCCAGCAAGAGTAATTATTCCAATTGATTGGTATGAACCAGTCAACGAACAATATAGTCATGAATATAATTTAAAAAAACAGCAAGAAGATCCATTCTGGAAAGACATTATTCCAAGATTTCCTAAAAGTAAGGATGGAAAATATTTATGGAAATGTGATACAAGTTCGGATGAACTAACTGGTCATTATTTTTTCTATGCAATTTATTATGATCTTGTAGCAGAAACTGATGAAGAAAAAAATCAAGTTAAGAAAGTTGTTGCGGCAATTACGGATCATATAATTCGTCATGGATTTAAACTTGTTGATCACGATGGAAAACCAACAAGATGGGGAAATTTTTCTCCGGAATATTTTAATTCAATTTGGGGTTGGGATCAACGCGGACTAAACTCGATGATTATGCTTTCTTTTCTAAATGTTGCAAATCATGTTACTGGAGATGGAAAATATCTTAAAACTGCAAAAATGTTGTGTGATAAACATTATTATCATATAAATGCAATGCAATCTAAAATGTTCTTTCCGCCGGAAGATGTTGTGCCTTGGGATAATAATCTCTGTTTGATGAGCATGTACGGATTACTGAATTATGAAAAAGATCCCGAATTAATTTTAATGTATAGAGAAAGTTTTGAAAATTCTTGGCTTCATATTAGTAAACAAAAAAGTGCATTTTGGAATACACTATACTATGCAATGGCCAAAAAGTTTAATGATTTAGTTGATACAAAAATTTATGAAACTGGTAAAATATTTTCGGAAGCTGGACAATATTCTAAATATACAGCTGAAAAATTTTACATGAATGAGTTTTCTTCAAATGATATTATGGAAACATTACAAAGACTTCCGCTTGATTTAATTGGTTACCAAATGGATAATAGACATAGACTAGACATTCAATTTGATTTAACACCAGGACAAATTGTGAATGAAGGATGGCGGCCAATCGATCCTATAAGAAGTGAAAATGTTTTTGAATACGCAAAAGTACATGACTTAAAAGTTGGTTGGAGTGTAGTTGATGGCAAAGCTTTACCAATTGATGAAAGATGTCATGTTAGATTAGATCGTGATGGATTTGTAATTGATTCAAATGAAGGAAATGGTTTTACAGAAAATGAAGGAACAATTTACCTTCTTCCATATTACATGGCAAGATTTCACAAACTTATAAATTAGAAAATTAATTAACTAGGTTCCCAAATGAAAAGTAAAATTTGGATTCTATATTTTTTATTTATCGCAATAAATTTTGCTCAACAAGAAAATCTTTGTGTTGGTAATTATTGGACGGAAGATGAAGCAAATTTAAAAATGAAAGAATTTTTATCTCAGTGGAATGATTTAAAATCTTGGGAAGAGCGTGCTGATAAAATTAGAAAAAATATAATCGATGGAATGAAATTAAATCAAATGCCCAAAATTATTGGAAATTTTAATCCAATAATTAGAGATGCAAAAATTATGGATGGTTATATTGTAGAAAATATTGCAATTGAAAGTTTCCCCGGATTTTACATTACTGGAAATTTATATAAACCTCTTAATCCTAAAGAAAAAAATGCAGCAATTCTTTGTCCGCACGGACATACAGAAGAAAAAAGATTTAAAGATGTTGTGCAATATCGCTGTGCAGTATTAGCAAAAATGGGTGCAAT
The nucleotide sequence above comes from Ignavibacteriota bacterium. Encoded proteins:
- a CDS encoding aldolase, which codes for MDESKIVEKLKSGSRIYGTSIVATSSLWPELIKNANLDFIFIDTEHIPHGRETVSNLCKIYSALNILPIVRISSPDPYSACMTLDGGASAVLAPYIESEDQVKKLVGAVKFRPLKGELLNAILNNQESISPKLDAYIKNRCRNNLLFLNIESVPAINNLETILSVNGIDGIIIGPHDLSCSLEIPEEYDNSLFEQNVKTIIHKCRNRNISVGIHLSEEPEYQIKWAKEGANIILHSSDMTMFYRKLKSDFYKIKTELNEYPNHINDNSIII